One stretch of Erpetoichthys calabaricus chromosome 14, fErpCal1.3, whole genome shotgun sequence DNA includes these proteins:
- the coil gene encoding coilin isoform X2, which produces MAAPLNSILRVRLFFDYPPPATPGCRMNWLLVDMNRCRVVADLASIIRDKFEFSRGTLLSLFIDECFLPPSESACLVRDNDSIRVKTECVLPELNGLESKNESLVSHWKNKKRFRTEDEPLPKADINSHTKKKKKRKQQQETPSPSPQQEVESLPDCSRKKKERKKKESASEESEVQLKQKKKDKVYKDDLVISNKDKKNKCKTLPVFYGLKPPKLSSVFKKTSVKQTAQSDSESSTSSDTTEDELPPAATSLKRFKGQPLSGLGDGTVNKAATSKQASSTFKPGVTREGRQSSDLATAKQTQKVAASSGTKHVATSQAKSSSSDSSSEDTEMATKKPAVEQIQKMAAASSGIKPAATSQTKSSSSDSSSEDTEMATKKPALEKMQKMAAASSGMKPAATSSSNSNSKDTEMVTKKLVPTLGPSLPGVGRSIPLNIGRGSGRFDNQFSWRGSGGHGQRGGRGRAKAGAGNHFFYNSEGNTLQEQQKDVLSNKSIILENPPAEEPKKDYASLPLLAAPPQIGQRIAFKLLELTENYTPEVSDYKEGKIISYDQTTSQVELEVLTSPAVSAEPGKFDLVYHTPDGAEVVEYAVTRSSKITERWSSLIEPRLITESTQAATSSGPA; this is translated from the exons ATGGCGGCCCCCTTAAACAGCATCTTGCGTGTCCGCCTGTTCTTTGACTACCCGCCGCCAGCCACGCCAGGCTGTCGTATGAACTGGCTGCTCGTGGACATGAATCGCTGCCGTGTAGTGGCTGATCTAGCGAGTATCATTCGTGACAAGTTCGAGTTCAGCCGAGGGACGCTGCTAAGCCTCTTCATCGACGAATGCTTCCTACCTCCCAGCGAGAGCGCCTGCTTGGTCCGGGACAACGACAGCATCAG GGTAAAAACTGAATGTGTTCTCCCAGAGTTAAATGGACTAGAGTCAAAGAATGAATCTCTTGTCTcacactggaaaaacaaaaagagattcAGGACTGAAGATGAACCCTTACCTAAGGCAGACATCAACAGCCacacgaagaagaagaagaagagaaaacaacAACAAGAGACTCCTAGCCCAAGTCCACAGCAGGAGGTGGAGAGCCTTCCTGACTGCAGCCGAAAAAAGAAAGAGCGAAAGAAGAAAGAATCAGCATCTGAAGAATCAGAGGTTCAGCTCAAGCAGAAGAAGAAAGATAAAGTTTATAAAGATGACCTGGTCATttcaaataaagataaaaagaacaaATGTAAGACTTTGCCTGTCTTTTATGGTTTAAAGCCTCCAAAGTTATCCTCTGTCTTTAAAAAGACAAGTGTAAAACAAACTGCTCAGTCAGATTCTGAATCCAGTACCTCCAGTGACACGACAGAGGATGAATTGCCTCCTGCTGCAACCAGCTTAAAACGTTTCAAAGGTCAGCCATTATCTGGCTTGGGAGATGGTACAGTGAACAAAGCTGCAACATCCAAACAGGCATCATCTACTTTTAAACCTGGAGTCACCAGAGAAGGTAGACAGTCTTCTGATTTAGCCACTGCTAAACAGACCCAGAAGGTGGCTGCGTCATCTGGAACGAAGCATGTAGCAACCAGTCAAGCAAAGTCTTCTAGCTCTGATAGCAGCTCAGAAGATACAGAAATGGCGACCAAAAAGCCAGCCGTGGAACAGATACAGAAGATGGCTGCTGCATCATCTGGAATTAAGCCTGCAGCAACCAGTCAAACAAAGTCTTCTAGCTCTGATAGCAGCTCAGAGGATACGGAAATGGCGACCAAAAAGCCAGCCCTGGAAAAGATGCAGAAG aTGGCTGCTGCATCATCTGGAATGAAGCCTGCAGCAACCTCTAGCTCTAATAGCAACTCAAAGGATACAGAAATGGTTACCAAAAAGCTGGTGCCAACTTTGGGGCCAAGCCTCCCTGGTGTGGGTCGATCCATCCCACTTAACATTGGCAGGGGCAGTGGTCGATTTGATAACCAGTTCTCTTGGAGGGGTTCTGGTGGGCATGGACAGAGAGGGGGCAGAGGGAGAGCAAAGGCAGGTGCTGGGAACCATTTCTTTTACAACTCTGAGGGCAACACGCTTCAGGAGCAGCAAAAAGATGTTTTGTCAAATAAGTCTATCATACTTGAG aacCCTCCAGCAGAAGAGCCCAAGAAAGATTATGCCAGCCTGCCTCTTCTTGCAGCTCCACCACAAATTGGACAGAGAATAGCCTTCAAG CTTCTAGAACTGACAGAAAATTACACCCCAGAAGTGTCTGATTACAAG GAAGGAAAAATTATTAGCTATGACCAGACTACTAGTCAAGTGGAGCTGGAGGTTCTGACTAGTCCTGCAG TTTCAGCAGAGCCTGGAAAATTTGATCTTGTTTACCATACTCCGGATGGGGCTGAAGTAGTAGAGTATGCGGTAACAAGAAGCTCCAAG ATAACAGAACGGTGGAGTTCACTGATTGAGCCTCGTCTGATTACCGAATCCACCCAAGCAGCCACAAGCAGTGGTCCAGCATGA
- the coil gene encoding coilin isoform X1 has product MAAPLNSILRVRLFFDYPPPATPGCRMNWLLVDMNRCRVVADLASIIRDKFEFSRGTLLSLFIDECFLPPSESACLVRDNDSIRVKTECVLPELNGLESKNESLVSHWKNKKRFRTEDEPLPKADINSHTKKKKKRKQQQETPSPSPQQEVESLPDCSRKKKERKKKESASEESEVQLKQKKKDKVYKDDLVISNKDKKNKCKTLPVFYGLKPPKLSSVFKKTSVKQTAQSDSESSTSSDTTEDELPPAATSLKRFKGQPLSGLGDGTVNKAATSKQASSTFKPGVTREGRQSSDLATAKQTQKVAASSGTKHVATSQAKSSSSDSSSEDTEMATKKPAVEQIQKMAAASSGIKPAATSQTKSSSSDSSSEDTEMATKKPALEKMQKVAAASSGMKPAATGQTKSSSSDSSSEDTDMATKKPALEQMQKMAAASSGMKPAATSSSNSNSKDTEMVTKKLVPTLGPSLPGVGRSIPLNIGRGSGRFDNQFSWRGSGGHGQRGGRGRAKAGAGNHFFYNSEGNTLQEQQKDVLSNKSIILENPPAEEPKKDYASLPLLAAPPQIGQRIAFKLLELTENYTPEVSDYKEGKIISYDQTTSQVELEVLTSPAVSAEPGKFDLVYHTPDGAEVVEYAVTRSSKITERWSSLIEPRLITESTQAATSSGPA; this is encoded by the exons ATGGCGGCCCCCTTAAACAGCATCTTGCGTGTCCGCCTGTTCTTTGACTACCCGCCGCCAGCCACGCCAGGCTGTCGTATGAACTGGCTGCTCGTGGACATGAATCGCTGCCGTGTAGTGGCTGATCTAGCGAGTATCATTCGTGACAAGTTCGAGTTCAGCCGAGGGACGCTGCTAAGCCTCTTCATCGACGAATGCTTCCTACCTCCCAGCGAGAGCGCCTGCTTGGTCCGGGACAACGACAGCATCAG GGTAAAAACTGAATGTGTTCTCCCAGAGTTAAATGGACTAGAGTCAAAGAATGAATCTCTTGTCTcacactggaaaaacaaaaagagattcAGGACTGAAGATGAACCCTTACCTAAGGCAGACATCAACAGCCacacgaagaagaagaagaagagaaaacaacAACAAGAGACTCCTAGCCCAAGTCCACAGCAGGAGGTGGAGAGCCTTCCTGACTGCAGCCGAAAAAAGAAAGAGCGAAAGAAGAAAGAATCAGCATCTGAAGAATCAGAGGTTCAGCTCAAGCAGAAGAAGAAAGATAAAGTTTATAAAGATGACCTGGTCATttcaaataaagataaaaagaacaaATGTAAGACTTTGCCTGTCTTTTATGGTTTAAAGCCTCCAAAGTTATCCTCTGTCTTTAAAAAGACAAGTGTAAAACAAACTGCTCAGTCAGATTCTGAATCCAGTACCTCCAGTGACACGACAGAGGATGAATTGCCTCCTGCTGCAACCAGCTTAAAACGTTTCAAAGGTCAGCCATTATCTGGCTTGGGAGATGGTACAGTGAACAAAGCTGCAACATCCAAACAGGCATCATCTACTTTTAAACCTGGAGTCACCAGAGAAGGTAGACAGTCTTCTGATTTAGCCACTGCTAAACAGACCCAGAAGGTGGCTGCGTCATCTGGAACGAAGCATGTAGCAACCAGTCAAGCAAAGTCTTCTAGCTCTGATAGCAGCTCAGAAGATACAGAAATGGCGACCAAAAAGCCAGCCGTGGAACAGATACAGAAGATGGCTGCTGCATCATCTGGAATTAAGCCTGCAGCAACCAGTCAAACAAAGTCTTCTAGCTCTGATAGCAGCTCAGAGGATACGGAAATGGCGACCAAAAAGCCAGCCCTGGAAAAGATGCAGAAGGTGGCTGCTGCATCATCTGGAATGAAGCCTGCAGCAACCGGTCAAACAAAGTCTTCTAGTTCTGATAGCAGCTCAGAGGATACGGACATGGCGACCAAAAAGCCAGccctggaacagatgcagaagaTGGCTGCTGCATCATCTGGAATGAAGCCTGCAGCAACCTCTAGCTCTAATAGCAACTCAAAGGATACAGAAATGGTTACCAAAAAGCTGGTGCCAACTTTGGGGCCAAGCCTCCCTGGTGTGGGTCGATCCATCCCACTTAACATTGGCAGGGGCAGTGGTCGATTTGATAACCAGTTCTCTTGGAGGGGTTCTGGTGGGCATGGACAGAGAGGGGGCAGAGGGAGAGCAAAGGCAGGTGCTGGGAACCATTTCTTTTACAACTCTGAGGGCAACACGCTTCAGGAGCAGCAAAAAGATGTTTTGTCAAATAAGTCTATCATACTTGAG aacCCTCCAGCAGAAGAGCCCAAGAAAGATTATGCCAGCCTGCCTCTTCTTGCAGCTCCACCACAAATTGGACAGAGAATAGCCTTCAAG CTTCTAGAACTGACAGAAAATTACACCCCAGAAGTGTCTGATTACAAG GAAGGAAAAATTATTAGCTATGACCAGACTACTAGTCAAGTGGAGCTGGAGGTTCTGACTAGTCCTGCAG TTTCAGCAGAGCCTGGAAAATTTGATCTTGTTTACCATACTCCGGATGGGGCTGAAGTAGTAGAGTATGCGGTAACAAGAAGCTCCAAG ATAACAGAACGGTGGAGTTCACTGATTGAGCCTCGTCTGATTACCGAATCCACCCAAGCAGCCACAAGCAGTGGTCCAGCATGA